The Dendropsophus ebraccatus isolate aDenEbr1 chromosome 3, aDenEbr1.pat, whole genome shotgun sequence genomic interval AAACATGGAGGATATTAGTAGTCGTTAACATTGCTTTACTATATTGTATGGAGAAAGTAATGGTTTGCCTGGGCTGCAGTTTCTGTTTCTTGCTTATTGTTTTACAGCCTGCAATCATCTGCAATCACATTCCTGAGTATGGGGAAGATGGGCAGGAGATGTAATTGATTATTTGTCTCATCAGAAAATGTATGCAGGCCTTATGCGATGGGTCCAGATTgtgtccaccccagggttcttaaagaactctgaTCATTGCTTGCtggccccctgacagatctgtataaccaatctctgctaacaggagatgttcctgaggATTGGAGAACGATCAATGTTATACTCATCCATGAGAAaggtagtagagaagagcccagtaactacaggccagttagcttgacatatgtagtagtaaaaaaatatatgtaaactCTTCTAAAaggaagataatggatcacctaagaatcaacaatttgatagatccaaaccagcatgcCTTTACTGAGGGCAGATGacgtcagactaatctcattgtcACAAAGTCCCCCTCTCTATTGGAGTATTTAACCACCACAGATGCTGGAAAAACAGAGATACCTTTTGTGCATCCCATTCAGCTGAACTCTCCGCTTGTAGAGCTCCATACATTGGTCCATTTTTTTCTACTTTACTTGCGATAGAAAACCAGCAGAAATATGAAGAAAACTTGAAAGAAATCAATAAAGAAGAATTAGAGATAAGAATGGGAATAATGAAAGACAAATCAAAACTGATGAAAGAACTCAGGATAGGaactgaaaataaaaagtaagaAGTGAAACTGGAGTTGTTTATTTCAATGATTAATGGCTGGTTTTgcctgatgaaaaaaaaacaaccaaaaaacgTCCATGCTGCAATGATGCATTGTCTGGTGGTGATGGTGTTTTCCATTTGGCCAAAAGTTTTCttagttttttgctttttttattttaaggcaACTGATCCTCCAAGTGTGAAAATTGAACAAGGCCTTAGAGATTTTGATGACAGTCTTAAGGTGCAGTGTTTACCTGTAGACCTATGAATTCAAGTCCACATTGGTTTCCCTATAGGTAGATCTTTATTTTCCACTGTTCAAACTAGGTAGTATATAGCTATTTATGTATCTAATAATTTGGATCCACATAGTATTACAACTGAGGCTTCAcacatagtgggagatttatttAGAAAGGCATACTGGTACGGTAGTCTTAAATCAAGCCCCGTCTCCATTCACCCTtaccgaattcactaagaggcacttAGTAAATCCAGCGGGACCTGCGCCTGTCACAGGCCGGGTGCAGAAATTTCTGTCATGGTTTACGCCTCTTTTTAGGTAGTAATAAATTAGGCATGGGACAagaccatgcctcctccctgccttgtcccAGGGGAGAGGGGCTTATGTCTGGTGTACGCCAGGAAAAAGGCAAAAGTCTTTACCTTCTCTGCAACATAAGCCACAGGGACGCatctttgataaatgtgccccatagcATTTTGATCAGgatttttaaccaaaatcaggagtggaaatcCATAtctattataatttttctctgtaACAGTTCTATTTGTGAACGCGGCCTTACAGAAGTCAGAACAGGGAAAGCTATAAGAATGGATTTATGATACAGCCTCATAAGACTGTAAGCCTGTAAATGAAACAACCATATTTCAGTATAGAACTATTTATAGGAGTTATGTAGGCCATCAATTTCAGATGTGCAGGGGTCTTGAGTCCCAATCTGCTGTTTGAAGAGGCCTCCTGTTTAGCTGCCCTCATCCTTTCCATCACTATACTACAGCTACAGCTTTTAATTAGGACACTTCTGATCCTTGCACAACCACAACTAAAAGTAcagctgtcttaaaggggttatctgctaTAAGataattatattttaataaaactaTTACTCCAACATATACAACTCActtatatagtgttatcactaataccACTGGCTTTTGTATTTttcaccactgacaggaaatggaaaccAGCAGAACTACAGCATGAGTATTGTCTATAGctccctgactcctccctctctccatagagaacacatcatcctctgaagtcccaggaTGCACTGATATCACTCAGCTTTTGATCACACCCTACTTCCCCCACAGCcctcctgccagttccccaccCAGAGCTGCAGCAGAACTTTCATTTCactgtgaggttgcagcacctgctgcttcaTTCAGCACAACATGCTGTAATCACATCTTACTCTTTCTGAGGCTGTGTGCACACAtgctgtttttgctgtgattttcctGCTACGTCCACATTTCAATTCTGCGTTGGTTTGAAAACAAACATTGCTTGTCTGATGTGAACCTGGTCTGGTCATTTATGATTGCAGATATTACTAGGAATTACACAACAGGCAGGGAGATTATCAGATAATTTATTACAAACAGCATAAAATTCAAACCACAATCATAAACATATACATCAAtggataaagaaataaaaaaaaaaatacagaaactgaTAATGTTTATTGGAAATCCAAGTATTGCAGAAACCGCAAATATCTTGTAAGGCAGAAAATATGTCAGAAAACAATGTAACGAGTAAATGAAAGACACACACCAGCCTACTATACTGGTTGAATAAAGCACAGGCATTCACAACAACAGTataaaggccctatcacacaaaactattatcgataatcgtttggtgtgacAGTGCATATTAAAAGATCACGATCAGACGACAGATCATGGTTTTTCAATGGATCACGTCAGCGACAGTCGCTCGCTGTGTAAtagaagtggtggcagcagactgccacagACTTCAATGGGCTGCCTAGACGATCAAAGGATCATCTGggccgcccctcccgcagctccccgtggTCCCTTccactatctgtgtgtgtaatagcacaggaagCAAGCAGGGAAAggggggaagcgagcgctgacctgtcaggtcagcgctcgcttccccctcattattgtgttgtgtaatacagccttaaggcACTGCCAGCTTTTTAGTGAAGGGACGGTTTTATCTAGATAACACTCGGACTGTAAATAGGGTTGACCTTCATTAACCCTAACGACcagataattttcttttttttcaatatcaataacttttttttttatttttctgtcaatATAACCATATGACAGCTTGTTTTTTGAGGATTGAGTTTTGAAGAACATATGAATTCTTGAAACAATTTTATTGCTCAGGACTATATggatgtggcaataccaaatatgtgtatttttataactttttatgttTCATACAAAAATAATATTCTATAAATGTGTATTTTTAGGTTTTGCTGGATGGAGAGGGGGGATTTTTTCATATAATAAACTtagcaaaactttttttcttattaGTGACACAAGGCTTCTTTGACAAACACCACATCACTCATATAATACATTGCACTACTAGTGTAGTTCAGTGTATTATCCTGCAAACATGATGCTGACAAGTGACCTATCCGACCCAATTAGGCGTAAATACATGGCATACTTCATTAGGACCCTTGCAGACCATGAAAACCCATCTGTGTCCCAGCGATTTTGTGGCCCAGGTGGCAGATGCCTGGAAACCACTTATATGCTGCAATTACAATTAGACTGTGGCATCCAAGGGGCTAAACTAACATTTCAAAGTTGTATACAGCTAAATCTCCAATCATTGCAAACTTCACCGTAGTCATTTTTGTAGACTATAAAGGTACAGATTTTACAGGCACATCATACAAAACCTTTATCTAACATTGACCATTCTGCTCAATCCTGACCTACAACTAAGCTCTGGACATGATTTGTTGTTGTACATAACACCAGCTTTTCATAAAATAGCTCTTCACATACACATTCAACACCAAACTGTATTTGTGAACTTAAGGCACTGATTATTTCCATGGTGGTCTGTCTGTAAAAGATCCTCTCCTTGCCGTCAGTCTTCCTGAGCAGCTTGCTGAACGAGCACTGTCCTTTCTAGGTGAGCTCCAGTAAGCCTTGGCACTAGCTGGTGGATCACCCACAGAAGGGCTTCCACCTGAATCAGAGTCACTTTCTGGAGTCTTCCAAAAGTTCCCTTTTCCTTTATGTATCCCAGGTGTACCGTTTCTGTCATTAGAAGGGTGAACAGCTCGAACAGGGATCTGGTTGGTATTTGTCTTGGAGCTGTGGGGCCGCAGTGTTGGAGGTGGGCTCCAAAGAAGGGGACGAATGCGGACTGAATCTTCTTTTTTAACCCATGGTGCTTCCCAACCACAGTCTTCTACTTTTGGTCCAAAAAGAGATTCATCACAATAAGAGGGACTGCGACTTTTAACTCTGAACAATGAAAGAGAAAATAAGAGTGAATATTAATTATCACATCTACATTAATAGCTTGAGCCTGAATAACATGATAaggagagatgagcaaacctcgagcacgtTTATGTtcctccaaacccaaacactctgcatttgattaccggtggctgaagacattgggtcagctctaaggagtcctggaaaacatggatacatcccatggcttccaggactccctaggactgcatccaacttctttggccaccagtaatcaaatgcagagtgtagAGTTCAGACGAACCAGAGTGcggtcgaggttcgctcatttctaatgatTAGCACTATCTAATATCTGTGCCTCTGCAATATAGTACATTTATAGCTATTTGCAGACTTTATATAACTCATACTATATGTACTTTCTCTGGGTAGAATGACAGAAGTTCCTGCATGTTACCCTAATTCTAGAATAAGCTATTTTCCACATCTTACAACCTGTTGATCAGCACAGTATTTCCAAACACTTACATATAAGTGTATGCTATGCACAAGACCCACATTTATACTCTTAGTCTAGTCTTAGGACTGAACAGCCCCTGTAACCACCatacctttagggccctattccacgggatgattatcgttcggataatcgttaaattgtttggaacaaaacaataatcgttctgttgaATAGCCTTAAACGATTAAATGACGAACgaaaaattgttgatcgcttaataagacctggacctatttttatcattgttcgcatggaataagacgtcattcggttgTTAGCAGTAGCgacaaacacaatagcgaagacaagacgaccgcaagaacgatcataagtaccgacaatcgttccgtgtaaatgggtgtacgatttcaggtcgtttgcagtAGCGGTCGtctaagatcgtttatcgttaatgattatgcgaacgataatcgtcccctggaatagggcccttagttttgcCGATTGCTGTTTGTAaagttttgtgtcttttttgttAGCAGTTAAAGAGTCAAATTGGGGATGCAGCTGCTGCAGCGCTTCCTCCCTCCCACACCCCACCCTGCATAATTGATATACAGTTGATTGACTTCCAGGGGGTGTCCAATAGCTGTATGATGTTGCAGCTATTGGACAACATGTGCGTGCAGATCAGGATATACACCTGGCCCCTCTATGTCTTAGAAGGCTTACTTCCAAGGCATGGATCAACAGAAAATGGAGCGCCAGGAGCAGAAGACTTCATCAGCCATCGCCTGTTCCTCAGACAAACCCAAGTATTACATGTGAATTAGCAGTGACAGAGTCTGGAGTCATTCTTACTTATACTGTGTTTTCTTGCGAGGAGTCCCCACAGGAGAGCAGGCAGCCCTGGCAGTGGTACTGCTCGCTCTATTCTTGTTCTCTTCTGGTCCCCCTGGTGATTCTCGGACAGACGTTCCTATGGTCCACTGAAGAGCTGGGTCTACTTTACCCCCAGAACTGCCAAACAGGGTCTCATCGACAAAGGAGTCAGAGGCTTTAAATCTGTAGGCGCTTCTAGTCTTCCTCGGTGGCAATGATGTGCGTTGTCCAGTTATGGAGagatccagtgacatgtctacatcaGGGAGATCATGGGCTAGAAAGCTGAAAGGAAAATATAGATTTTGATTTATGATCAGAAAATGTTACAGTAACAACATCTTCAAATGGCGGCGGGTGTGAAGGTGCAGGGACGGGCTCCTCTGAGAAGGGAATGGTGACATCCTACTGGAGGAATGAAGTGACAGCCGGGCGTGTCCCTACAACTCGCTGTACAGACATGCCCTATTGGCATAAATGGGAACATGAATAAAATGGTGAATGGTAACGCCCAGTTGTCAGTTTggtcatacatttccaggaagaaCGGAACAATACAGAGTTCTGTGCATTGGTACTTTATGGGAAATACAAGCACCTGCCTAGACTATAAaacaagggtagggaaccttggctctccagctgttgcaaaactacaactcccatcatgcctggacagccaaagctaaagctttggctgtcaaggcatgatgggagttgtagttttgcaacagctggagagccaagatgcCCTACCCCTGCTCTTAACTCTTGTTTGCAACTCTTGTTTCCTACCGCATCCATGACCGTATTCACCCGGTATATACAATGCTTTATGGCTGTATATTGTAGCATATCAGACTATACAATTCTATAGAGTGAGGGTGTCAAACTCACAGactcccagctgttgcaaaactacaattcccatcatgcctggacagccaaagctttagctttggctgtccaggcatgatgggaattgtagttttgcgacaacTGAAGGGttgtgagtttgacacctgtgccatACAGTTTCTACTATAGGGTCCTATGTTCTGCATGcctatacagtgatatacagtcaCTGCCTTtggaggtgtatacagtcacagccattggaggtgtatacagtcactgccTTTGaaggtatatacagtcacagcctttggaggtgtatacagtcacaggctttggaggtgtatacagtcacaggctttggaggtgtatacagtcacacagcctttggaggtatatacagtcacagcctttggaggtatatacagtcacagcctttggaggtgtatacagtcacagcctttggaggtgtatacagtcacaggctttggaggtgtatacagtcacagcctttggggtgtatacagtcacagcctttggaggtatatacagtcacagccattggaggtatatacagtcacagcctttggaggtgtatacagtcacaggctttgggggtatatacagtcacagcctttggaggtgtatacagtcacacagcctttggggtgtatacagtcacagcctttggaggtatatacagtcacagccattggaggtatatacagtcacagcctttggaggtgtatacagtcacaggctttggaggtgtatacagtcacagcctttggaggtgtatacagtcacacagcctttggaggtgtatacagtcacagccattggaggtatatacagtcacagccttTGGCTCACCTACCCACAGAAAGAAacaacacagtgtgaacagagcctaatataCAGACCTGGGTTGGGAGTGATAACGTTATACGCCATGCAGGACTATAATCCTGTACACCATGGTTACTGGGCTTCTCTGACAGACAGCACTCACCTTCACCTCTCCAGCTCCCATGGCAATACTATAACAACCATAGCCTCGGACCATACCACTATGTAGGAGGCGTCTCACTCTACCATCTCCCCCTATACGGCTCCTATACCTATCCAGTACCCGGGTCTCACTATAGGCTGCAGGTAGTGGGCCGCGCGTACACTGGAAAGCGTGTTTACACACAAACgggatgacagaaaaaaaaaaaaaaaaaaaaaaatagtaacacCCCCGTGCGGCGTAATGGTACAATCCAGGAAGTGACGGCGAGCCGCTTCCGGGTGTGTGGGGGACACGTGTGTGAGGGGTTCCTGAGAGGTTGGGGTCTCGCTTTAGAACTTCAGGGACATGGCTCAGAAGAAACGCAAAGCAGCCCGGGGCAGGAAGCCGCAGGACAGGGCCGGAGAGGACAGCGACACTGCCGAGTTTGATGTCAGCGCTGGGGTCCCGGAGCAGGATGAAGTGGTGAGACAGTCAGGGTCATAGGTCAGTGATCCCCCCCTCAAAAATGTGgttgtccagctgttgcagaactacaaatcccagaattccctggcaggcagcatcagcagctggacagccacaggttggggatcacagTCTTGGTGTATGGCTGCCGTACATGTGTATGAAGTGATGCCAGCAGCTGGTCACGTGTCTATGAGACTGTaaatagactgtaagctcttgggCAGAGTCCTCACTCCTCATGTCTGACCTAGTGGTTACATCTCTGGTGTTGTCAGTGTATGCCCCCCAAACTGTAATGTGCTGGAATCCCCAGCTGATCCAGAATCCACACATCTGCTAGGACTTTCCATCCCTCCCAGTACATTTCTAGTGTTCTGTGCTGCCCTTTATCatgcacctgtgtgtgtgtgtgtgtgtgtgtgtgtgtgtgtgtgtgtatatatatatatataaccatatgAGGAGCacggctttaaagggaaccaattgggctgatatggttccctggagtactgtatacagctcctgcggCACATACCggctgcggctgcagcaggagctttatactggggaaaaatgacttttattcccctggctcgtgacagacacgggcggggaagtagtcatctgggcggctccctgcccgtgtctagtcacagcgctctgcctgtcagcgcgattctagggatgattgacaggcagagaggccagtaacggacctctctgcctgtcaatcattcccgcaGAGCactgtgactagacacgggcaggGAGCCGTCCAGATGATTATTTCCCCGCCTGTATCTGTCACGAGccaggggaataaaagtcatttttccccagtataaagctcctgctgcagccgcggccggtatgtgctgcaggagctgtatacagtactccagggaaccatatcagccaaattgggctgatgggttccctttaaaatgaattGGAATAAAAGCATTTGGCATCAGTGTCATTGTTGCTGTTAAAAAGGACACTCCCCAAAGAGGGTTTGTAAAGATGAAACCTCAACCCATAAATAAGAAGAGGAAAGTAAACTTCATGGCTGCtgaaaagttaaagggaatctgtcagctgtcaatcatgttccaaactgctgacactgttagatagctgttgggtCAAGAAGACACACATTACATTTCATTACATATGAGCGAACCTGGCAGTCGTTTGgcttcgtacaaacccaaaccattTTCATTTTACTCCCTctgtcttcccgttctgtgggggaaGGTGCAGAGTGGagaggcgggactcgggctgtctccaccttaccCATGGAACGGAAAGACAGCGAGAGTTAAATGTCGATGATTCGGGTTTGTACGAAGCCAAACCTCGGTCCGATTCAATCATCTCTGCCTTTcatgtatctgtctgtgcttccagaagatAGAGAcatacttttattctctggtacaagaagtcaaagaggcttttccaaactCCAGAATAGATGGAAGCTGGAacgtctcctctctccctctgtctgcatgattgacacctggaagctgagtcctaaGCAGGGTCAGTTATAGGAGGGACGAGAAAGGGCTAATGCACACAGACGTACATGGAcagtgttctgcggactggagctcctcccagcatcctgattaattatgatgttgggagctccgaTACTGTTTAAAGGTTCGCACAATCCATGTACAAGAGTCACAGCCTTCATTTGGCTTAACCACAGGTGCCCCAGGGGTCAGCCCTGCTGAAATAACATTGATGGTCTATTtttaggataggccatcactTCTTTAGGCCCTGATAactaccttaaagtgtcactgtcgttttgctaaacgtttgacatgtcatggagacatgtcaaaagttttgatcgttccgggtctgactgttcagacccgtactgatcgggATCAGCAGTCCTcagcggtcatgtgatcagttgggattataatggagctctaagAAGCCCAACTGattgacacagagcggggaaagAATGCGCTGCAACGTGGTCCCCTCCCAATCggaacaatcaaaacttttttctgtgccatgtcaaaagttttgcaaaacgacagtgacgctttagTGGTCCATGGTCCCAGGTGTTGTATCTCAGCTATCAACCCAGCAGCCCCAAATTTTAAGAAACCAGTTAGGTATCCACAGCCATGAATGTTAGTTTATAAATGGGCAGTACCGCATTGATCTCACCCATCTATATAGTTTATACATACTGTAAATGGCAGCATTTCCAATGTCATCCACAATCCACAAGGAGTTCTGCCTTTTTTAAAGAATTATTGTTGTGCATCCCTGCAAAAAATTTCTGCAGGTAGCTGGtttagaaatgttgttttctattTGATTCTGTATACTTTGATTCCATATTATTTTTCTCTACTTGATCTGCCATTAAGAAAGCAATTTCCTTTAATTTGTTTGAGGGATGTTTCATCAAACCAGAATATCCAGCCATTaaacattgtatttttttctttagctGTAATTGAATAATTTATTGTTATTttcctcctgcagcatctcccATCATTCCCAGCAGCAGAAGCTGGATCAGACACTGAACTGGATACTAGACAGCTGGTCAGAGCGCAaaacaagaagaaaaagaaatctGGAGGTTTTCAGTCTATGGGTATGTCATGGCTTCGTATAGGGAGCCCAGGtctatgcttaaccccttaacgacatcgggcgtatatttgcgccctggtacttaacgcatcagggcgtaaatttacgcctgatgtttccccgatcggtgaagatggcctgctataaatcatagcaggccatcttagcttctcggcacggggggtggttaacaccccccgtgcttacgatcgccgctattggctgatcaatccagattagccaatagcggcgatcggaaaaaatggcggtcggtgctgtccgaggacggcaccgaccgccattactgtaaaaagtaatggtggtcacggtgccaccggcccgatcgccgtgaacgattccacagagtccacaaaaatagtaaatacctgctctggacccctcagctaggtagctgagaggtccagagcaggtatttgtacattactcacctgtcccggggtcctgatcggcgtcttccgggtttgcgacgtcctccgtctttccgtcgggtcttcggctatttccggcggtccccatcggcttttttcggctccagcctcgtctttttccggattttgcactctgctgccctctagcggctgatatgtgtaatacacttatcagcagctacagggatgttcagaatgtagaaaaagtttttttttttttttttttttttccaaattttttttttctattttccgcaccctatcgccgctgagtgttgatcagcatcgcacgaaagtgcgctgctaatcagcaactcctcctttttggcgtagggtgtttttttttctatattctactgccacggtctgctgataagtgccgcacataagtgcggcatttatcagcaactcctttgttggcgtaggtttttttttatacttactgtaaaaaaaacacgtaaaaaacactacattacaccacactacattaaataaagtttgacactaaaccactacataccccatataccaatgcccgtataaagatggcccccagggtgttttcggcgtcagagggatacgttattattgcctccgacaccgaaacagccagtcaggatgaatggggggatccttctttcctccattcatcctcatcatcctcatcatccagtgacgtgtctgggggtagcatagcgtacgctgccccccagacacgtcttttccgccagtaccgtcccaataagagatgacggtatgaaattctacaaactctgtgagagtacctcagggtacacttacagatttagggtacgtgcacactgcggaatggcgaaggataacccttcgtgcattccgcagctggcacccgccggcggacttatgcgggcgcgtgtctccacccgtgtcatagactccaatctatgcatgggcggattccatcgtccatccaaagaatgaacacgttcgacggagagcggaatctgcccgtgcatagaatggagtctatgacacggatggagacgtgcgcctgcatcactccgccggtgggtgccagctgtggaatgcacgaagggttatctgtcgcgcttccgcagtgtgcacgtacccttagagtgtatgtaggaagggacaccccaatccagccccagatgccccctcccccccatcctcggaacaagtgggaagatcgtccgggaactgatcttcccactgctggataaaggttaccacctgtacggggataacttttgtACCAGCaccccctgtttcggtccctcgctgcccgagctactgtagcttgcggcacgatccgaacatatcagaagtagtaatagcgtcctaatatttagcagccatggagcggacccagcgcttctggatatgaaggaccccgtatcgcaccaggacaacattctccaggtgacgtcccccacactggagaacgggagaccacagaagaagtgcagagtgtggcgtaacagggggatcaggaaggacaccattttccagtgtgacacctgtcctgatccccccggcctctgcatactggatcgcttcaaggcgtaccacacgtcattggggttctacattatctaaatgctgtcccttattcctatttcagaggtcacgttgatccggggattattctgatcgccattatggagtcgggaaggaatttttctaacaagaaaaatctaacaaggggggcagcggggatatggccccctggtgacggccacatttgggacgtgaaaatgaaaaaaaatggtattttttattttctcggcacatgttctacgtaagtgcccgtcaccagtggggtccatatgctcactgcaccccttgttagattccttatggggtgtagtttccagaatggggtcacttgtcgggggtttctactgtcctggcagcacaggagctttgtaattgcgacatggcctccatcctccattccagcctctaaatggcgctctgtccctttggtggcttgccctgtgcccatatgacacattatgcccacatgtggggtatttttgtactcaggggaaactaccctacacgttttgtgttcattttcttttttatccccttgtggaaatggaaaaaatc includes:
- the RITA1 gene encoding RBPJ-interacting and tubulin-associated protein 1, coding for MSLDLSITGQRTSLPPRKTRSAYRFKASDSFVDETLFGSSGGKVDPALQWTIGTSVRESPGGPEENKNRASSTTARAACSPVGTPRKKTQYKVKSRSPSYCDESLFGPKVEDCGWEAPWVKKEDSVRIRPLLWSPPPTLRPHSSKTNTNQIPVRAVHPSNDRNGTPGIHKGKGNFWKTPESDSDSGGSPSVGDPPASAKAYWSSPRKDSARSASCSGRLTARRGSFTDRPPWK